The Chloroflexota bacterium sequence CAGATACATTGGGCAGGTAAGAAGTGAAGGAGGCATCGTTGTTTACGATGACCACTTCGTCTCTCCCGGTGAAGTCGATGGCTTGAAGCAGGTGCCGATTCCGGCAACGAGGACAGCCATCGAAGAGTTTAAAAGCGAAATCGTGGCCAACATGGTTATACTGGGGGCCGCGGTGGAGGTTACCGGCCTGGTAACGAAAGACGCCCTGCGCTCGGCGGTTGCCGGGACGGTAGCGGAGAAACTCAGAGAACTCGATTTGAAAGCGGTGGAGGCGGGTTTCACGCTGGGAAGCGGGAAATCCGTTTAGAGACCATTATCGTGAAAGGTGATAGACGGGCATGCCGGTAGAAGGCAGAACACATATGCCGATTATAGAGCACGGTAAGTGTAACCAGTGCCGGATGTGCCGACTTCTCTGTCCTGACCTGGCCATGACCCTGAATGAAGAAACAGGCCAGATTGAAATCGACCTTGATTTCTGCAAAGGTTGCGGCATTTGCGTGGCTTTTTGCCCCAAAGAAGCAATCAAGATGAAACTGGAAAAATAACCGGAGGTAGAAATGGCTTTTAAAGCAGTCATGGTGGTGGCCAACCCGATGATTCCGCATGATGAAGCGGACTACCGCAGAATCGGGGTGGAATTTATCACCAGTCCATGCCAGACGGAAGAGGAAATCATAGAAGCTGCCAGGGATGCTGATTTCGTCCTCACCTTCAAAAAACCGTTTACGGGCAAGGTCATGGAACAACTGACACGGTGCCGGATGGTCTACAACATCGGCACCGGCTACGAGACGATTGACCTGGAAGCGGCAACCGAGCACGGCATCTGCGTTTCCTATCCCGATGCTTACTGCAGTGAAGAAGTTGCCGAGCATGCCATGGCCCTGATTCTCGCCTGCGCCCGCAAGCTGGTGCGTCTGGACCGGGCGGTGAGAGAGGGGAAATGGGAGTCATATGAGAAACGTGAAATACGGTTCAATATTTTACCCCCGATTTTCCCGATTCGAGAGCAAACGCTGGGACTCATTGGTTTCGGACGGATTGCCCGGAAACTCGTCCCCAAAGCCAGGGGATTTGATATGCGGGTGCTCGCCTTCGACCCGTATATCGGCCAGGATGTCTTTGCCGAATACGGTGTGGAGGCAGTTGATTTACCGTACCTTATCGAGAATTCAGACTTTATTTCGGTGCACGCCGCCTTCACCTCCGATGCCAGGCACATGCTGGGAGCGGAACAGTTCCAGAAAATGAAATCGACAGCTTACGTCATCAACTGCGCCCGCGGTGAGTTTATCGACGAGGAAGCACTGTACGATGCCGTCACTCGAGGAGAGATTGCCGGTGCCGCGCTGGATGTGATTCAGGAAGAAAGCATGCCATCGAGCCATCCACTGCTCAAACCGGATAACATCATCATCACGCCGCACACTGCTTACTACTCTGAAGAATCCCTGGGCCGGCTCAGGAAACGGCCGTTTGAAGAGATAGCCCGCATGGTAAACGGCCAGTGGCCGCAGTGGCTGCTCAATACCGAGGTAAAGAAAAAGTTCGAGCAAAGATGGGGAAAACAGTCTGCATAAAGAGGTGAGTGGCAATGAAATTTCAGGGCGTTGACTATTATCAGATTGACGAATTGCTTTCCGAGGAAGAAAAGATGACCCGGACGCTGGTCAGGGAATTCCTCGAAAATGAAATAGAACCGCTGGTGGCCGATGCTTTCCACGAAGAGAAACCGCTGGACCTGGAGGTAATTGCGCCCAGGATGGGAGAGCTGGGCATGATTGGCGCTTTTTTCCCCGAGGAATACGGGTGCGCCGGCGCCAACTATGTGACCTTCGGCCTGGTGTGTCAGGAAGTGGAAAGAGTTGATAGTGCCCTGAGGACTTTCATCGCGGTGGAATCGGGGCTGGTGATGTACCCCATATGGCGCTACGGTTCCGAGGAGCAGAAGCAGAAATGGTTGCCGCTGGTTGCCCGAGGGGAAAAGGTGGGCTGCT is a genomic window containing:
- a CDS encoding 2-oxoacid:acceptor oxidoreductase family protein, which translates into the protein MGGIKQVLICGYGGQGIVLAGTILGQAAFNDGKWVGGTNSYGAASRGGACRAEVVISDQPISYPYVIEADILIAMYQTAYSRYIGQVRSEGGIVVYDDHFVSPGEVDGLKQVPIPATRTAIEEFKSEIVANMVILGAAVEVTGLVTKDALRSAVAGTVAEKLRELDLKAVEAGFTLGSGKSV
- a CDS encoding 4Fe-4S binding protein, giving the protein MPIIEHGKCNQCRMCRLLCPDLAMTLNEETGQIEIDLDFCKGCGICVAFCPKEAIKMKLEK
- a CDS encoding C-terminal binding protein, which gives rise to MAFKAVMVVANPMIPHDEADYRRIGVEFITSPCQTEEEIIEAARDADFVLTFKKPFTGKVMEQLTRCRMVYNIGTGYETIDLEAATEHGICVSYPDAYCSEEVAEHAMALILACARKLVRLDRAVREGKWESYEKREIRFNILPPIFPIREQTLGLIGFGRIARKLVPKARGFDMRVLAFDPYIGQDVFAEYGVEAVDLPYLIENSDFISVHAAFTSDARHMLGAEQFQKMKSTAYVINCARGEFIDEEALYDAVTRGEIAGAALDVIQEESMPSSHPLLKPDNIIITPHTAYYSEESLGRLRKRPFEEIARMVNGQWPQWLLNTEVKKKFEQRWGKQSA